One Candidatus Saccharimonadales bacterium genomic window carries:
- a CDS encoding ABC transporter ATP-binding protein — MLAVKNLTKTFQAGHGEVRALQDVTFKVETGEFASIIGKSGSGKSTLLSLLGALDTPTDGEIHVDDTDIAKLSQKKQTDYRARKIGFVFQHYNLIPNLSALENVMLALEFGGVTPMHVRRERASELLNEVGITDDQQLRKPAKLSGGQQQRVSIARALANKPAIILADEPTGNLDTETGKKIFDLLHTLSRSENTTIIAVTHDLEIAGKTDHTFTLKDGKLSIKAK, encoded by the coding sequence GTTAGCAGTAAAAAATCTTACAAAGACATTTCAAGCCGGCCATGGCGAAGTCCGTGCGCTCCAGGACGTTACCTTCAAGGTTGAGACAGGCGAGTTCGCTTCTATCATCGGCAAGAGTGGAAGTGGTAAATCGACGCTCTTAAGCCTCTTGGGTGCGCTCGATACACCGACGGACGGTGAGATTCATGTTGATGATACCGACATCGCGAAATTATCACAAAAGAAACAGACGGATTATCGCGCACGAAAGATCGGCTTCGTTTTTCAGCACTACAATCTCATTCCAAATCTTTCGGCGCTAGAAAACGTTATGCTCGCGCTAGAGTTTGGCGGCGTAACGCCCATGCATGTGCGCCGAGAGCGTGCCTCGGAATTGCTGAACGAGGTTGGCATTACCGACGATCAGCAACTGCGTAAGCCTGCCAAGTTGAGTGGTGGTCAGCAGCAGCGAGTTTCGATCGCACGGGCACTCGCCAACAAACCGGCGATCATTCTTGCTGACGAGCCAACGGGTAATCTAGATACTGAAACAGGCAAGAAGATCTTTGATTTGCTTCATACTTTGTCTCGAAGCGAAAATACGACCATCATCGCCGTGACACACGATCTAGAAATTGCCGGCAAAACAGACCACACATTCACATTAAAAGATGGTAAGTTGAGTATAAAAGCAAAGTAA
- a CDS encoding GreA/GreB family elongation factor: protein MSSQTTVYLSKRGMKELKKEVSRLERDRQEAIVTLRELERIDNHEERLKRSERLAQLEILESELSDKKRTLESAKQLPRKRDALKVAIGSVVDLLDTNGRIIRYTIVESIEANPSDGRISTKSPLGRSLLGKQMQEFVEWSVGPRTNRLQLIAIT, encoded by the coding sequence ATGAGCTCTCAAACAACTGTTTATTTAAGCAAAAGAGGCATGAAGGAACTGAAAAAGGAGGTCTCCCGGCTTGAACGCGACCGCCAAGAGGCAATCGTAACACTTCGCGAACTCGAACGCATCGATAATCACGAGGAGCGTTTAAAACGAAGTGAACGTCTTGCCCAGCTTGAAATTTTGGAAAGCGAATTATCAGACAAAAAACGGACACTGGAGAGTGCTAAGCAGCTTCCGCGCAAGCGAGATGCCCTGAAAGTCGCCATCGGGAGCGTCGTCGACCTTCTCGACACGAACGGCCGGATTATCCGCTATACGATCGTTGAAAGTATCGAGGCCAACCCAAGCGATGGACGCATCTCTACCAAAAGCCCGCTCGGAAGAAGCCTACTTGGTAAACAGATGCAGGAGTTCGTTGAATGGTCGGTCGGTCCACGCACCAACCGTCTTCAGCTCATCGCCATAACGTAA
- a CDS encoding cation-transporting P-type ATPase — protein sequence MLYYTKTVKQILKEFDTSEVGLANSDAAERLSKYGRNAIRVRGEPLWRKLIEPFANVFMAVLFIAVIISIYHHAILDALIISIIMLASATIYYIQRFSTERILRSLQKHNTQMVDIFRDGKVVRLDSEQLVPGDIFTLNEGEKVPADARVLVSQSLRVDESQLTGESVPISKQTDALSGEKEVYERSNMLFQGSFVVAGEVRAIVVATGNDTEFGQLAALTTNVSTQSPVQKKIDKLISQIIAVVGAIALVAFGLAVSRGMDITESFRFVLALSVSAVPESLPVAISVVLVLGMRRMAAKKALITAMRSIETIGVVTTIATDKTGTLTKNQLTVQDTWRPKGISTQLLAHYTSYAVNYAAEKMHDPLDTAMDIFVEGKVKRPSAKPLKSLPFNQAFAMSGNLWHNGSTYTLAIKGAPEHVLSRSDLTEGEREKASLALHELTASGYRVIAIGHMELVKPLNGFEDLPAKAALEFDGFLAVADVLRPEAKKAIHTALRAGVTVRMITGDHFETAYQIARQLGMVQSRNEVFDSRHMSVMSDEELRSKIDSIRVFSRVTPEHKYRILTLLKEKNITAMTGDGVNDVPALTNAHVGVAMGSGAQIAKDAGDIILIDDNFKSIVDAMHEGRTIYANIRRMLFYLLSTNAGEVITAILSLIIGLPIPLVPVQILWVNLVTDTSMVIPLGLEPGERTAMTKKPNAPNAPILGKFLISRMILVALTMALLTVGLYAYYSFNFDNEYGRTIAFCSLVVMQWANAFNTRSDDESLLKRLRVFNGKFYIGLAIGVSLQALAVFGPLASILHVSSVAIGDLAITGAIAFVIPIFVVEVHKLIGRRFLKRH from the coding sequence ATGCTTTACTACACAAAAACTGTAAAACAAATCCTCAAAGAATTTGATACCTCTGAAGTGGGTCTCGCGAATAGTGACGCTGCTGAACGGCTCTCTAAATATGGTCGTAACGCAATCAGGGTCCGCGGCGAACCGCTTTGGCGCAAACTCATCGAACCGTTTGCCAATGTGTTTATGGCGGTCCTCTTCATCGCTGTGATCATCAGTATTTACCACCACGCTATTTTGGATGCGCTGATTATTAGCATTATCATGCTCGCCAGCGCGACAATTTACTATATTCAACGATTCTCAACTGAACGCATTCTTCGCTCTCTTCAAAAGCACAATACTCAAATGGTTGATATTTTTCGCGACGGGAAAGTGGTACGGCTCGACTCTGAACAGCTTGTCCCAGGCGATATTTTCACCCTTAACGAAGGAGAGAAGGTACCTGCTGATGCACGAGTTCTAGTCAGTCAATCGCTTCGGGTGGATGAATCTCAACTTACAGGAGAATCGGTGCCTATCAGCAAACAAACCGATGCATTATCGGGAGAAAAAGAGGTTTATGAGCGAAGTAATATGCTCTTTCAGGGCTCTTTTGTTGTGGCTGGGGAAGTGCGTGCCATCGTGGTGGCAACGGGCAATGACACTGAATTTGGCCAGCTTGCTGCGCTTACTACCAATGTCTCTACACAAAGCCCTGTTCAGAAAAAAATTGACAAACTCATTTCGCAGATAATTGCTGTCGTAGGGGCAATCGCCCTTGTTGCCTTCGGGCTTGCCGTGAGCAGAGGGATGGATATCACAGAGAGCTTTCGCTTTGTCCTTGCGCTATCGGTAAGTGCAGTCCCGGAAAGCCTTCCTGTTGCTATATCGGTCGTTCTCGTATTAGGCATGCGCCGCATGGCAGCTAAAAAAGCTCTCATTACCGCAATGCGCTCTATTGAAACGATCGGTGTCGTTACCACGATTGCAACTGACAAAACTGGTACACTCACAAAGAATCAGCTCACCGTTCAGGACACGTGGCGCCCCAAGGGTATTTCCACGCAACTTTTAGCTCATTATACTTCTTATGCCGTTAACTATGCGGCTGAAAAAATGCACGATCCGCTCGATACAGCCATGGATATATTCGTAGAAGGAAAGGTGAAGCGTCCGTCGGCAAAACCTTTAAAGAGCCTTCCGTTCAACCAGGCATTCGCTATGAGCGGTAATCTGTGGCACAACGGCAGTACCTATACGCTTGCTATAAAAGGGGCACCCGAGCATGTACTTTCCCGCAGCGATCTTACTGAAGGCGAGCGCGAGAAGGCCAGCCTTGCACTTCATGAACTAACTGCCAGCGGTTATCGTGTGATCGCTATAGGTCATATGGAGCTTGTCAAACCGCTTAATGGCTTCGAAGATCTTCCCGCTAAAGCGGCGCTGGAGTTCGATGGCTTTTTAGCGGTTGCCGACGTGCTCCGCCCTGAAGCTAAAAAAGCCATCCATACTGCGCTTCGGGCCGGCGTTACTGTTCGGATGATAACGGGTGACCACTTTGAAACCGCATACCAGATAGCCAGGCAACTCGGTATGGTTCAGAGCAGAAACGAAGTCTTTGATAGTCGCCATATGAGTGTTATGAGTGATGAGGAGCTCCGAAGCAAGATTGATTCGATCCGCGTTTTCTCGCGCGTGACACCCGAACATAAATACCGTATTTTGACACTTCTCAAAGAAAAGAACATCACCGCCATGACAGGTGATGGCGTGAATGACGTACCCGCACTAACGAACGCGCACGTTGGAGTAGCCATGGGTAGCGGCGCACAAATTGCAAAAGATGCCGGCGACATCATCCTTATAGACGACAACTTCAAGAGTATCGTTGATGCCATGCATGAAGGTCGCACCATTTACGCCAATATCCGCCGCATGCTCTTCTACTTGCTTTCGACTAACGCCGGGGAAGTAATAACGGCGATACTTTCACTTATCATAGGTCTTCCTATTCCTCTTGTGCCTGTACAAATCTTATGGGTAAACTTGGTCACGGACACATCGATGGTAATTCCTTTAGGGTTAGAGCCTGGTGAGCGCACGGCAATGACAAAAAAGCCGAATGCACCAAATGCTCCTATTTTAGGTAAATTCCTCATTTCGCGCATGATACTCGTCGCACTTACCATGGCACTTCTTACCGTCGGGCTTTACGCGTACTATTCATTCAATTTCGATAACGAATATGGGCGCACAATCGCATTTTGTTCGCTCGTGGTCATGCAGTGGGCAAATGCCTTTAATACACGAAGTGATGATGAGTCACTCTTAAAAAGGCTGCGTGTCTTTAATGGCAAGTTTTATATCGGCCTCGCGATTGGAGTTAGCCTTCAGGCGCTCGCCGTGTTTGGGCCGCTTGCAAGCATTCTCCATGTCAGTTCGGTTGCGATAGGCGACTTGGCAATTACAGGCGCCATTGCATTCGTTATTCCTATATTTGTGGTTGAGGTTCATAAGCTTATTGGACGGCGCTTTCTTAAGCGACATTAG